GAGTCaaaaattacatatttgaatttattttgatataatctttaaattttatatttaatttatttaccaaTATGTTATTTGACAATGCAACTCTGTATtgtatttttatatatgaagtaacaaattttatttgtagttcttTTATACTCATATTTGTAGTATGATACTACTAGCTAGCTGTAAAACGAATCTAgtcaaaattaataataaagaTACACAATTATGTCTAATAGGCGTGTACACGGTACACCCTTATCCTAGTAAAGCCTATCAAGATAAAAATTAAGTACTGTATTATAAATTTATCGCACTTTTAATATATTGTGTAGATTATTTAGGAAAAGTCTCTATTATctcaaaaaaaatactataaattattatgtcaaaattctaaattaaaaaattggaaTATACAGTCTATTGAAATAAATTTCTAGATCGTCCTTAAATatgattaaaatagaaaatgctAACGTCACAGCTTTAAAAAAATGGATTATACCTGCTGATTTTTGGGTCAATTTTATGGATGCACTAATCAACCTATTATCCACTTGGGAGCATATATATGTAAATGATGATTTACCCAAGAAACtcaaattaagaaaatgaaatttcaaaAGTTTTATAGAGAATTACTTCATATATTAATGACCGGCTCTTTTTGATAATAGACTAAAATGTGATTTCTACTTTCGTTCCATTCATTTTATTGATGTAACGAAATGGAATAGTCATGTGATGAGATAGAGGAGATAATAGTAGAATAAAAATACCcaaaaaattgtcattccaATCTTATCTCCATTCTCTATTTTCATTACATTCCATTATATCATGATTGACTCTATTAATGACTTAAAACTTCATCCAAATATTAAGGAGAGAATCATAAATTGGTGTAAAGGTGGAAGACTATTATATAGTGCTAATTGAGAATTGTGCGTAATAAAGATGCCTATTTAAAATTGTGAGCAATAAAGATGTCCTAAATAGGAAACCGATTAATTtatgacataattaaaatacataggTCATTATTATTGAAACAGAGGTGtattatttattcaaaaaaaGAGGCATCGAAATTATTAACAGAATTTTTAATGATAGCATAAAAATTATTAGCTATAAAACAACTTATAATTGGTGTAGTTTGTGTTGGTCAAAGAAGCAAGCAATATAGATGCATATAACGAGCTGTCAAAGTTGAATATTGTGGAATACAGCAGGCTTGCTTTTCAATGGGACAAACCGTCTTTCCAAATTTGTTTACCCACGTAATTATACTTAGatgaacattttttttaattgttagagcaaccacattcgtgctcttgccaaagagtaCGGATGTAGGCCcgaacccacttttactctctgctcttaggcaatagcacaacactcacatccataCTCTCCCGCAAGGACACACTCAAGGGTCCcactattctattattcaatttaaataaaaacatttccacaatattaaaatgcattaaaaataacctaaataatattacaaattacaaaaaaaataaaaattacataattaaaatcctaaaaattaaaaattacataattaaattcataatattaaaaaaacccactactcgtggccgaatttcgctcaaatgtgtttgattaggtcttcttgtagctcaacgtgggttcaggtatcgcgcattgtgtgccttatttcgatcctctcacccaccgtcgtatgcacacatcggcgtgggggagacctcgcggttgagctttcggcttcatcctcgtcgtaaaagctagccgccctcggtccttcgtcgcctataatcatgttatgcaagataatacacgtgtacatgatgtcggcgatatttttcacgtaccatagccgagacggggccttcaaatgttgaatcgggcttgaaggaccccaaaatcTCTATCGACGTCTTTACGAGCGGACTCTTGatgctgcgcaaaaagaacccgtctcgggtcttgcgggttgctgagcgtcttcacgaaagtcgaccaccttgggtagataccatcggtgagatggtaacccatgtggtatgtatttccgttgacggtgtagtcgatcgtcggtgctacaccattcaacacatcattgaagagtggtgaagaatagaacacgttcaagtcgttgttggatccggcaataccgaaatatgcatgtcaaatccataggcggtagtcggcgaccgcttcaaggataagtgttgggtcgccgcctttgtggccgcttaagtgttgccccctccaagcagtcgggcaattcttccacctccaatacatgcagtcaatgctgccaagcataccgggaaaaccatggactgtttcgtgaagacgaagcaaccgttggcaatcatcggtggtgggtgcccgaaggaattcatccctgAAAgttgaacgaacgccctcgcaaaaattttaaggcaaaggattccagtggactcaccgacatgcaaatactagtcgaagaggtcagtcgtttgcccagtagcaagttgtcggatggcacacgtacaattctgcaacgccgagagactttgccgaccgacTGCATCTGttcttgtttgaaagtattcaacacgggcggacaatgtgttgacaatacgcataaacaagcgttttgacatgcgaaaacggcgccgaaagtaatcttccggaaaccacggctggtcggaaaaatagtcggcaacgagcctttcgttggctccctcccggtcacgatggatgtatcggcgagttgatctagttggttgaggaagaggggtgggggtattcgctgcgacataggcttcataggcggcacgatgttgttcatgtattcttgttcttcgcgctccgcttccgcaatgagatgggtgagagaggaagatgtagatataagttgtatgaaaaaatatgaatgagagatgaatgagagatgacttgatgtgaaaaatgaatgatgaatgtgtgtatttatagatgattttagggataataaaaattaaaaaaaaaatcaaaaagatccagaaaaacggtaaaaaaaacgGCCAGATTTTTAggattctgattttttttttatttttggtattattttcgatttttaaaaaaaatgaatttccaacagaaatgtcgttggccaatcagaacgcgccacatCAGCTGCTGGCTGGCATGGacatgctcgatgcatcgagcagcgccgcattagtggcaagagcacagcggcgaaCAGCGGAGCCGTGCCGCTAGCACGAACGGACGGACAACATcctgctcaccgctgcggaCGCTATTAGACGTAATTTGTCTAGAAAATTAGCATAACAATGAAATTTGATTATTTCATGCCAAACGAACATAACATTACCAAAGGTAGTTCTTTAAATATTTATACTATATCTTATTACcacacaatattataaaaatatttaaattctaaaatggGGCGCATAGTCACTCGAAACAGAACAAATATCCAATTAAGATTCTTAAGAGAGAGTAATAATAACTTAAGACATTAATAATCAATGCCATTTTCCTTCTAATTTTGAATGCGCTTCCCAATTAATCCAAGGCTTGaagtaattaataaaaacgaatATATAAATGAGGAAACAGAATTCTGCAAAACGCGATTTCGTTTCCGATTCAAAATCGCGTTTCTACATCAGATTCCCGCGGCACACACAAACTCTCTGTACAACTTTGCCTAACCCACTTTCTTCATATTTGAATGTGTTTTTTCTCGTTTCTGTCGACTTAAATATTCCACGAAAGCTCAACCAAACCCATTCCTACTCACGCGTTTTCTCATCTCTCTGCAATGGCGGTGCCGAAGATCATCAACAAGAGCCACATTTCCGTCCAATCACAGATCATCAACTCCCTCTCCGACGCATCGCTCGATTTTCTGCTTCAGCCTAACAAAAAGAAGCAAATTCATCGTTCAAAGCTGAGGGCTTTCCTCAGGAGCTCGAGGTTCTTCATTTCCCTCGCCTTTTTGCTGGGATTTCTCTGGATGTTGAAGATTCTATCCAACTTCGACCCCTCCGCGCCCTTCTCCCAGCTCCCTTGCTCCGTATCTCAGGAGACTGAGGCAGTAATCGAAAATGGGGGTGCGGATTCTGACCTAGATTTTGCCGCCAAAATTGGGGAAAAGGGTGAGGAGAGTGAGTTCTGGAAGCAGCCTGATGGGATGGGGTATTGGCCTTGTTTGGATTTCAGCGGCGGATATCGAAGAGAGAGCGGCGAGATTGTGAAGGATAGGGCCAACTATTTGATGGTGGTGGTTGCTGGAGGCATGAATCAGCAGAGGAATCAGATTATCGATGCTGTTGTGATTGCAAGGATTCTTGGGGCTGCTTTGGTTGTTCCGATTTTGCAGAAGAATGTTATCTGGGCTGATGAAAGGTTTGTTTTTTAGACCAATTTTTCAATCCTATTTGTGTTTTACGCAATAAGTTGTTGATTTTGATTATGTTTTGGTTATTGCAGTGAATTCAGTGATATATTTGATTTGGATCATTTCAAGAGTGTTTTGGCGAATGATGTGAGAATAGTTTCATCTCTGCCGTCGACACATGTGATGACGAGGCCGGTGGAGGAGAAGAGGACTCCCCTTCACGCATCGCCTCAGTGGATTCGCTCTCACTATCATAAAAAGGTTGCCTTCATTTATTCTAGTTTGGTCACGTTTTTTGTTTCTTGGTCTTGCTATTGCTAGAAGAGTGGGAAAAGAttatctaatactccctccttcccatagaaataggcccTTTAGggttgacacgagttttaatgtgtaattggtaaagtaagagagaaggagaaaaagtagttgaaattgtgtagtgagTGGTGggaccataaatgataaagtaaaagaaaagaagaaaaaagttaccataaatggatatggactatttctatgggacggacgaaaaatgaaatatggcatttttatgggacggagggagtattactgtTTGCAGCTGTCAGCTTTGAACTTTCTTTTGAGCTGCAAAGGTTAATGAGATGACTCTAAAGTTCGAATCTTTCAAAAAAAGACAGCTTAGTGGTATTGATTCCTATTTTTGTAGGCCGGCCTAGATTGTTTTGGAGATTCTCCAATGATTTGAATATTGCTTTGTTTAGTAACAAGTTATTGATCGAAGGAAACCCTTTGTGTCTTGCAGCTTAGGAGGGAGGGTGTGTTGCTGCTTCGTGGCCTGGATTCGAGGCTCTCTAAGGATCTCCCTTCCGATCTCCAGAAGCTTCGTTGCAAGGTATCTTTGGCCGCCTTTTCTTTCTACATACACTGAAAAGCATCTACCTTTTGCTTAGGAGTTCACATTTGTAGCTGCTTCTATTATTCTGTTTGAGCTTTGCACATTCTCACCCTAATCAACATGCAGGTGACTTTTGATGCTCTACGATTCGTCCCACGTATCATTGAGCTTGGTACCAAGCTCACAGAGAGAATGAGAAGCAAAGGACCTTACCTTGCTCTCCATTTGAGAATGGAGAAGGATGTATGGGTGAGGACTGGCTGCCTCCCTGGTCTAACTCGTGACTATGATGAGATGATAAACAATGAACGGAAAGCACGCCCCGAGCTCTTGACTTCAAGATCAAACATGACCTATCATGACAGGAAACTCGCAGGCCTCTGCCCGTTGAACGCGTTGGAAGTCGCTAGGTAAGTCATGCTCAACTTTTGGAATTCAAGAATGGCATGAAATTTTATCACGACCGTTGTTCTAAACGTATGTACGTAATTCGTATGCTTAGGTTACTTAAAGCTTTGGGAGCTCCAACGAGCACGAGAATCTACTGGGCAGGAGGCGTTCCGTTGGGTGGAAAAGAAGCCCTGCTGCCACTCACCTCAGAGTTTCCCCATTTCTTCAACAAGGAAGACCTTGCATTGCCAGGTGAACTCGAGCCAATAGCTAACAAGCCCTCCCTTCTGGCTgctgttgacgacatagtctcTGAGAATAGTGATGTGTTCATGCCATCGCATGGTGGAAATATGGGGCATGCTATTCAAGGGCACAGAGCCTATGCAGGCCACAAGAAGACTATAATCCCTAACAAGAGACAGATGATACCACACTTCTTGAACTCTTCCATTCCCGAATCCGAGTTCAACAGACTGATTCTTGAGTTGCAGCAGGATTCCATGGGACAGCCGGTGCTCAGGACCAGCAAAGCAGGGAGAGATGTCACTAAGTACCCTATCCCCGAGTGCATGTGCAATGGCACGACAGCGCATTCCGCTGTCTAACTCTCTACGGATCTCACTCTTTACCACATGAGTTATCGCATACCATTTGATCATATCAGTTGTGATCTTCAACGCCATTCTACCAATGCAATGGGGCCTTAAATTGAAGGTAACGTTTCGAAGTAGGCTGGGCATTGATGTCTTTGAATCTTGAAACTGCAGCTAGAGAAAGCTTTCCATGGAAAAAACTGAAGGAAGTAGCGAGGAGATTGCatagaaatgaaatttttaGCTAATAGGTGTAAAAATTGCACCTTACATTCCTATTCTATTCAATTTGTTTATTCATTCTTTGTAGTAAAGAAGCCACACTATATACATGTACAGATATGGAAATTAAATTTTGGTTTAAGTTTTCTGTGATTCAACACTTACTTTTCCTGTTAAGTAAACATAATTCTGTTAATAAGTAGTActattagtaattttattagTGTTTATATTTGTTTCATGGTAGAATTTAGGACATTACATTCAGTTGATGAGAAACAATTCAAACAAACTATTCATTTTTTGATTCAATTGTTTCCAAATATTGACAAAACCTTAATAACTTATGAAGTACCAGAACTTATTAGGAAATCACGTAAGAAGTTGCTGACAGAAATGTGACAGAATTCATATGTCAGCGAATCTAGGGATTGTCGAAAATGCCCTTAAagccatttgggcattttcgtccgaaaagtggctaaaaaacaTGATTCGTGATTATGTTTAACGTTAGGGTCCTctgacaaattttttttttggaacctGTGGTATCACAACCCGAAAAGTTAGAGACTTTTGAGACAGATCACTCTTCCAAATAAATGTCTAACCTTTTTTGGTTGGTTAGTGCACCAATCCAGACCAGAattgagtttatttgaaaattattaAGAAACTAGCACGGTTAATTGCTTTTTCTTAAGCTAAACATTTTCAgatttattttttctaataaaataaatacctGGTTGTAATATAGAAACATTATCGAAACGAAACATGAAATCAAAAGGGCTTacgagaaagagagaaaaataaataaaaggcaTAAATAACATCAACGCTCtctgattttagttttaaaACAGAGACCCCTACATTTTATCAAATACAACAACTCTGTTACCAATTATTATCATAATTTGAACCAAGATAAATAAACTAATTCCGCAATCCACTAGCAAAAATGAAGCATGAGATGCTTACGATTGCTTGTAATCTCACATCGAAGCCTGATGCAGATTCACGGGCTGCAAAAGCAACCAAAGAAGCTACTTATTAGTTAACTCGTGTCTTCAAAGACAGGGTTCGTTGCTTCACCTCCGGGTAAACCTTGTCATCTAGATTCGACCAGAGAGGAAGTTTCTAGCATGGCATGCGGCCATAATGGCGAAAGAGCAACAACTTTCCCGATGATGATTAAAGAAGGTGAAACTAGCTGGTTCGTTGCTATTTCATCAGCAAGGTCCTTCAGTTCAGCAAACACCTAATGGTTGCAAATGAGGTTAGGATTGGATGATATGAAAGGATAATTCTGACATTTGACATAATCTGCCTTATGTGTCTGCTATCCGACCTTAAATGCATCCATCGAAATTAGAACTTGGTTTAGATTGGCTTACTATGCGCTGTTGAGGAGTAGTTCCTCGCTCGATTGCTGCAGCAGGTGTGTTGTCTGGCAAACCATGAAGCATTAGTTTGGAGGCAAGGGAAGGGAGAGTCGACAAGCCCATATAGACAACCAGTGTGGAATCCGGATCAGCAGCATTCACTGCGACAAACAGAGGATCCGTTCCTCCCTTTCTTGAGTGTCCTGTTAGAAATCGGACACTAGTTGCAACACCACGGTGTGTCAATGGAATTCCTAATTCAGCAGCTATTCCAGAAGCAGCTGTTATGCCTGTCAGTTCACAGAAACACATATATCAGGTCATTATACATTGTTAAGTTATATTTTTCATGAAAGTTGAAGCTTGTATACAGAATCTGTTTcagcaaatatatataatagtaGCTCATTTCGTCATTCATGTAACTCGGTTTAGCATTTTCTCTAATGTCTCTTGTTTAATGTGGAACACAGCCAAAGTAGCAAAGCCTACGCATTATTATGTGAAGGCTGGGAGATCCTAGTTTTCTATACTAAGGAACTTCCCGAAAGTAGTGAATCGCCGTCATGAATTAATAAAGAAGTCACCAGTTACAAATCACGATTGAAGTGCAAACTTAATGAAGGAATACACCAAAACACACATGAACACAACATACACACAAGAATGAAAATCATTCCGTAATCCATAATCGCCATACCTGGAATGACTTTCACTTCAATCCCTTGTTGTTGTAGAAAGTCCATCTCCTCTCCACCCCTTCCAAATACCTGCAACCAAAGGTTATAGTAAATCAAAACCCAACTTTCAAAAACATCACGGTTAAGTAGCAAATGGCATGAATACTCTCTAATGTTATAAGCTCTTATAGTACTTACCAAAGGATCTCCACCTTTAAGCCTTACAACATTTGCTCCAGCTTCAGCAAAACTTAAGAGCAATTCATGAATCTCCTCCTGCTAAATCCCTCAATGGTAAGTATTTTTCCAGCAACAATACAGCAATACATTTTCTAGCgtttatacatatattttttcatGAGAACTCCAGATACAACATCAATAGGCGGAGATGTTTTTCACAACCAGAACCACAGTATATCAATCCTACAGCACTCAGATCATCTTTATACCTGCCCAAGTAAGTCTTTTTACATCTTATACATCAACACCTACAAGAACTTCACCATTGACTCAAACTTACATAGGAACAAACATTACAACATAGACCGCACCCTGTTATCCGATCAATCGCTACAGAGACCACACAATCATCCGATTCACAGATCATTCAAAACTACCAATTTTAACAAAACACACTCATACCCAAATAAACCACATATCAAAATTGACAATAACAAATCACAAAACTTTAAAATTGGGTTAAATTaagcaacaaaaaaacaaaCCTGAGTTCTGCTATGGTAGCCAGCAGTCTTCCCAACATACAGAAGATTCGCATTAGGCCCAACcaaattcaaaacatcattAGACACCAATCGATCATACAACAGCAAATCAGCGCTCTCGATCACTCTCAACGCCTTAATCGTCAAAAGCTCAGGATCACCAGGCCCTGTCCCCACCAAGAACACATTGCCAGCCCCCTTCGTCTCACCCCCATTTTCATCTCTCCTCTTCTCCCTCAAAACCTCAACCAGCTTCTTGAGCTCCGGGAGCTGCATAGCTATGTCATAATCCCTAACGAAGTCTTGATCGGAGGGGAGCTGGCAGGAGCACGAGGGCTGCGGCAGCTGGGTCTTGTACACCCAGCTGTCCCGCTGGTACCTCTCGATTGAGTGCTTCTCAGTGAAAGGTGACGCCTTTGGCGAATCGGACGAGCAATTGAGGGTGAAAGCCTTTATTTGAGGGGAAGGGTTGGGGTTTCTTGATTGGTAAATTGGTGTGGAAGATGGGAGTCTGCTTGATAGGGCCATCGATTGAGTGGGAATTGGGATTGAATGGCTATAGAAGGTGTGGTTTGGGAGAGATGGAGAGTGGGTTTATATACATTTGTGTAAGGAGACGTGATGTGGGGAAGATACAGTTTTACAGAGATGGAGAGGCCAATTCTGATTTGGATTTTTGAGGGACGCTTTTTGAAGCTTTTGAAGGGTTGAGAAGGCAAGGCAACTATGCTTTTGAAAAGTGGACAAAGAAGCTAAAGCTAGACTGTcaattttttattgaaaattattATGTCATTTTCAAAGAATAAAGAGTATCTCTTTCATGCGAAGGAAGTGGAGAAAtagtttttggtatttttttatttttattaaaatatactgCACTAATTAGTTTAAGAAATTGATCTTCTACCCTCCCAAAACTAATCCTACCCACTCAAAAAATTATTTCGGTTATAGATTAGCTCTTATAGAAATTAATTGTGtgatcaatttgaatttaaaattcaaGCTTGTTAGTTGTTTGTCTACAAGGAGATTGGGCCTTGCTTAATTTTGACAATGGGGCCTTTAAGTTCTGGGCCTCTTTTACAAATCGGTTTTTAGTGTTACCCAATATTATAACACAAATTGGGCAATTGGATTTTGCCTTTTGCAGTAGAACGTGGATTTTAGTGTAGGAAATAGGATTGAAAATGGCTGTATTCAAttagtttttcatttttctaatgTATTTTCCGGTTGATGATGATTCATCTTCTTTAGTCCTTGTACTTCTCTCACTTTTTTTCCTCATACTCTTGTTGTATCTTTTTTCTCCAATATATTTGTCATTCTTTAGTTCCTTGTTAAATATGG
This sequence is a window from Salvia splendens isolate huo1 chromosome 14, SspV2, whole genome shotgun sequence. Protein-coding genes within it:
- the LOC121765870 gene encoding S-adenosyl-L-methionine-dependent uroporphyrinogen III methyltransferase, chloroplastic-like isoform X1, which gives rise to MALSSRLPSSTPIYQSRNPNPSPQIKAFTLNCSSDSPKASPFTEKHSIERYQRDSWVYKTQLPQPSCSCQLPSDQDFVRDYDIAMQLPELKKLVEVLREKRRDENGGETKGAGNVFLVGTGPGDPELLTIKALRVIESADLLLYDRLVSNDVLNLVGPNANLLYVGKTAGYHSRTQQEEIHELLLSFAEAGANVVRLKGGDPLVFGRGGEEMDFLQQQGIEVKVIPGITAASGIAAELGIPLTHRGVATSVRFLTGHSRKGGTDPLFVAVNAADPDSTLVVYMGLSTLPSLASKLMLHGLPDNTPAAAIERGTTPQQRIVFAELKDLADEIATNQLVSPSLIIIGKVVALSPLWPHAMLETSSLVESR
- the LOC121765870 gene encoding S-adenosyl-L-methionine-dependent uroporphyrinogen III methyltransferase, chloroplastic-like isoform X2 codes for the protein MALSSRLPSSTPIYQSRNPNPSPQIKAFTLNCSSDSPKASPFTEKHSIERYQRDSWVYKTQLPQPSCSCQLPSDQDFVRDYDIAMQLPELKKLVEVLREKRRDENGGETKGAGNVFLVGTGPGDPELLTIKALRVIESADLLLYDRLVSNDVLNLVGPNANLLYVGKTAGYHSRTQEEIHELLLSFAEAGANVVRLKGGDPLVFGRGGEEMDFLQQQGIEVKVIPGITAASGIAAELGIPLTHRGVATSVRFLTGHSRKGGTDPLFVAVNAADPDSTLVVYMGLSTLPSLASKLMLHGLPDNTPAAAIERGTTPQQRIVFAELKDLADEIATNQLVSPSLIIIGKVVALSPLWPHAMLETSSLVESR
- the LOC121765931 gene encoding O-fucosyltransferase 20-like, which encodes MAVPKIINKSHISVQSQIINSLSDASLDFLLQPNKKKQIHRSKLRAFLRSSRFFISLAFLLGFLWMLKILSNFDPSAPFSQLPCSVSQETEAVIENGGADSDLDFAAKIGEKGEESEFWKQPDGMGYWPCLDFSGGYRRESGEIVKDRANYLMVVVAGGMNQQRNQIIDAVVIARILGAALVVPILQKNVIWADESEFSDIFDLDHFKSVLANDVRIVSSLPSTHVMTRPVEEKRTPLHASPQWIRSHYHKKLRREGVLLLRGLDSRLSKDLPSDLQKLRCKVTFDALRFVPRIIELGTKLTERMRSKGPYLALHLRMEKDVWVRTGCLPGLTRDYDEMINNERKARPELLTSRSNMTYHDRKLAGLCPLNALEVARLLKALGAPTSTRIYWAGGVPLGGKEALLPLTSEFPHFFNKEDLALPGELEPIANKPSLLAAVDDIVSENSDVFMPSHGGNMGHAIQGHRAYAGHKKTIIPNKRQMIPHFLNSSIPESEFNRLILELQQDSMGQPVLRTSKAGRDVTKYPIPECMCNGTTAHSAV